In Candidatus Omnitrophota bacterium, a single genomic region encodes these proteins:
- a CDS encoding polyketide cyclase, protein MGHTCNSIVINAPYELVFDISNDIPRWTELFGGEYKKAEVVKKEANKIIFRLTDDEDKSWQSWRLLFKDKYFAYAEREEPKFPFKFMKIIWLYTPRGRGVELTWIQHFEMDEKAKFNDQQVEGFINKHSKDNLEIFKRIIEKEAGK, encoded by the coding sequence ATGGGGCACACATGTAATTCTATAGTTATCAATGCTCCTTACGAGCTGGTATTTGATATCTCTAATGATATCCCGAGATGGACAGAGTTATTCGGCGGCGAATACAAGAAGGCAGAAGTTGTAAAAAAAGAAGCAAATAAAATCATATTCCGCTTAACTGACGATGAAGATAAGAGCTGGCAGTCGTGGAGGCTGTTATTTAAGGACAAATATTTTGCTTACGCAGAGCGCGAAGAACCGAAATTCCCTTTTAAGTTTATGAAAATAATCTGGCTTTATACGCCAAGGGGCAGGGGCGTTGAACTTACCTGGATACAGCATTTTGAAATGGATGAAAAAGCAAAATTTAACGACCAGCAGGTAGAAGGCTTTATTAATAAACATTCCAAAGATAACTTGGAGATTTTTAAGCGTATCATTGAAAAAGAAGCGGGCAAGTGA
- a CDS encoding beta-ketoacyl-[acyl-carrier-protein] synthase family protein, with protein sequence MKKRRVVITGVGVISPNGIGKENAWKAFTGGKSGVKRVDGFDVSVFNTKIAAEVRDFNPFKLGLTHEEATRMDRYVQFGVVAADMAFKDSGLVLLNEDPERIGVCLANAICGTKYMEEEFALVTEDGKKPIDPSKVRPDLYDAAMFNTPSIEISAKYKLRGICDTLSTGCTAGTDSLGFGLETIQDNGHDIMVCGAAEAPITPITFGAFDVVSVLSARNDEPERASRPFDKKRDGFVLSEGAGILILEELEHARRRNARIYCEVLGFGTSCNAYHMTDLPSDGAAMARCISLALSDAYLKPKDIDHINAHGSSTRMNDIFETNAYKTIFGDYAYKLPISSLKSMIGHPLAAANAVELTMCSLMFQYNILPPTINQEEKDPLCDLDYIPNVARSKKINTILKTSSGFSGIHSSLVLRRFDE encoded by the coding sequence ATGAAAAAGAGAAGGGTAGTTATTACCGGCGTAGGGGTAATTTCGCCTAACGGCATAGGCAAAGAAAATGCATGGAAAGCTTTCACCGGCGGAAAATCAGGAGTAAAAAGGGTTGATGGTTTTGATGTGTCGGTATTTAATACTAAGATCGCCGCCGAAGTGAGAGATTTCAATCCGTTTAAGCTTGGGTTGACTCATGAAGAAGCTACGCGCATGGATAGGTATGTCCAATTTGGAGTGGTTGCCGCAGATATGGCTTTTAAGGACAGCGGGCTTGTGCTTTTAAACGAGGACCCTGAGCGTATCGGGGTATGCCTTGCAAACGCTATATGCGGCACAAAGTATATGGAGGAAGAATTTGCCCTTGTCACCGAAGACGGAAAGAAGCCGATTGACCCTTCAAAGGTCAGGCCGGATCTTTATGATGCTGCAATGTTTAATACCCCTTCGATTGAAATATCTGCGAAATATAAATTGAGAGGGATCTGCGATACTTTATCTACGGGATGCACCGCAGGCACTGATTCACTTGGTTTCGGGCTTGAAACTATACAGGATAATGGACACGATATAATGGTCTGCGGAGCTGCAGAAGCGCCAATTACGCCGATAACATTCGGGGCATTCGATGTGGTCAGTGTCTTATCAGCCAGAAACGATGAGCCTGAACGGGCCAGCCGGCCGTTTGATAAAAAAAGAGACGGTTTTGTCCTGTCTGAAGGAGCAGGTATCTTGATCCTGGAAGAATTGGAGCATGCGCGCAGGCGCAATGCGAGGATCTACTGCGAAGTGTTGGGTTTCGGTACCAGCTGTAATGCCTATCATATGACAGACCTTCCTTCCGACGGCGCTGCCATGGCCAGATGTATAAGCCTGGCACTCTCCGACGCTTATTTAAAGCCCAAAGATATAGACCATATTAACGCGCACGGTTCATCGACGCGTATGAACGATATATTTGAGACAAATGCCTACAAGACCATATTCGGCGATTATGCATATAAACTACCCATCAGTTCCTTAAAGTCTATGATCGGGCATCCTTTGGCTGCTGCGAATGCGGTTGAGCTTACGATGTGTTCGCTGATGTTCCAGTATAATATTTTACCACCAACGATAAATCAAGAAGAGAAAGACCCTTTGTGCGACTTAGACTATATTCCTAACGTTGCGCGCAGCAAGAAAATAAACACAATATTAAAAACCAGCAGCGGTTTCTCGGGGATCCATTCTTCATTGGTATTAAGGAGATTCGATGAATAA
- a CDS encoding acyl carrier protein, with product METKAKIKEVIVNLLRIKPEELKDGMSLQDSIGVDSTEMVEAVIALEKAFGVKLSAKEITKSLTLDEISSIVDSKIGK from the coding sequence ATGGAGACGAAGGCAAAAATAAAGGAAGTTATAGTAAATCTGCTCAGGATCAAACCCGAAGAGCTTAAAGACGGAATGAGCCTGCAGGATAGTATCGGCGTTGATTCTACAGAGATGGTCGAAGCCGTAATTGCCCTTGAAAAGGCTTTTGGCGTAAAGTTAAGCGCTAAGGAAATAACAAAAAGCTTGACCCTGGATGAGATCAGCAGCATCGTCGATTCTAAAATAGGCAAATAA
- a CDS encoding cupin domain-containing protein, producing MSLPLWKDLEGMMEFPREGVFSKVLVKTPESNHTLMCLARGSDISEHTSTREAVVTVLKGEGIFILEGKEIKMKPGVFIYMPKNAPHSLSADSDLAILLSLFGK from the coding sequence ATGAGCCTTCCTTTATGGAAAGATTTGGAAGGGATGATGGAATTCCCCAGAGAAGGAGTTTTTAGCAAGGTTTTAGTTAAAACTCCCGAATCTAATCATACCCTGATGTGCCTTGCGCGGGGTAGCGATATTTCAGAACATACATCTACGCGGGAAGCAGTGGTTACTGTATTAAAAGGCGAAGGTATTTTTATCCTTGAGGGTAAAGAAATAAAAATGAAGCCGGGAGTGTTTATATATATGCCGAAGAATGCCCCGCATTCATTAAGCGCAGATTCGGACTTAGCGATATTATTGAGTTTGTTTGGAAAATAA
- a CDS encoding beta-ketoacyl-[acyl-carrier-protein] synthase family protein, with amino-acid sequence MNKIAITGLGIVSPSGIGKRQFWANVKSARSFVKKITRFDASRYPSHIAGQIDDLDKYSNFSERLLKKIDAFSHMALVASEMAMQDAGIDIKNEDPNLVGIFLGNAIGGWLYAETELRDLYIEGREGVSPYMASAWFPAAPQGQVSIYYGIKGFSKTVVADRASSLMALGYARSTLAKNKLNMIISGGMEAPVTPYALLCCNTYGALSRNNERPETAYRPFDRDRSGFVIGEGAGIVVMEPIERAKKRNANIMALISGYGTTCDGFDRINPSSDGRELARAINMALEDAQISADEIDYISLDGLGVSLWDDSEVRAIKTVFKDNAARIPASCPKSMFGNLLGASGAVDLIATVLSMENNLIPPILNLENPDPKGLNYVQGQAKDYKVGRALVISRGRGGINSALVVEKP; translated from the coding sequence ATGAATAAGATCGCGATCACAGGATTAGGGATAGTCAGCCCTTCAGGGATAGGCAAGCGCCAGTTTTGGGCCAATGTTAAATCCGCAAGGTCATTTGTCAAAAAGATCACCCGTTTCGACGCTTCCAGGTACCCGTCGCATATCGCCGGCCAGATTGACGACCTTGATAAATACAGTAATTTTTCTGAGAGGCTGCTTAAGAAGATTGATGCATTTTCGCATATGGCTTTAGTCGCCTCTGAAATGGCGATGCAGGATGCCGGTATAGATATAAAGAATGAAGACCCGAACTTAGTAGGTATATTCTTAGGTAATGCTATCGGCGGCTGGCTTTATGCGGAGACCGAATTACGCGACCTATATATTGAAGGAAGGGAAGGAGTCTCTCCATATATGGCTTCAGCATGGTTTCCTGCTGCGCCTCAAGGTCAGGTCTCCATTTATTATGGAATAAAAGGTTTCAGTAAAACTGTCGTTGCTGACAGGGCAAGCTCTTTGATGGCTTTAGGCTATGCCAGGAGCACTTTAGCCAAGAATAAATTAAATATGATTATTTCCGGAGGCATGGAAGCACCGGTTACGCCTTATGCGCTTCTCTGTTGTAATACCTATGGAGCGCTCTCTAGAAATAATGAGCGTCCTGAAACTGCCTACAGGCCTTTTGACAGAGATAGGTCCGGTTTTGTTATCGGCGAAGGCGCAGGTATCGTAGTTATGGAGCCTATTGAACGGGCAAAAAAGCGAAATGCCAATATAATGGCCTTAATTTCAGGATACGGCACAACCTGTGACGGTTTTGACAGGATAAATCCATCTTCCGATGGCAGAGAGTTAGCCCGGGCGATAAATATGGCTTTGGAAGATGCGCAAATCAGCGCCGACGAAATTGATTATATAAGCTTAGATGGTTTAGGAGTAAGTTTATGGGATGATAGCGAAGTAAGGGCGATAAAAACCGTTTTCAAAGATAATGCGGCAAGAATACCCGCCAGCTGTCCTAAGTCGATGTTCGGTAATTTATTAGGCGCCTCCGGGGCAGTGGATTTGATAGCAACAGTTCTTAGCATGGAGAATAATTTGATCCCGCCTATACTTAACCTGGAAAACCCCGATCCCAAAGGTTTAAATTACGTACAGGGGCAGGCAAAGGACTATAAGGTCGGCAGGGCGCTGGTAATTTCACGCGGCAGGGGCGGGATTAACTCAGCGCTTGTTGTAGAGAAGCCGTAA
- a CDS encoding cyclase family protein, giving the protein MKIVDLSLPIDEKAFEVHHVDIERITHAGGVEKFNRVIMGKTLSGKIKYALGVRLVKKEDLPDKEFLSLEIVHAPVHVGTHLDYSFHYGSKSENRPSKTAEEIPLEWCYSEGVKLDLTYKKPNEVIARQDIEEALRKINYALKPGNIVFLQTGADKLYGSPGYFTDYPGVDISAIDYLLDKGIKVFGTDTMGIDRPYRFMLKEFLDTKDPKKLYPAHFYGRIREFIHIERLANLDKLPGFGFKVSCFPVKIKKTGAAWARVVAFV; this is encoded by the coding sequence ATGAAGATAGTCGATTTAAGTTTACCAATTGATGAGAAGGCATTTGAAGTCCATCATGTTGATATTGAGCGCATAACTCATGCTGGAGGGGTGGAAAAGTTTAACCGTGTTATTATGGGCAAGACCTTGTCTGGGAAGATAAAATATGCCCTAGGCGTGCGCTTAGTAAAAAAAGAAGATTTGCCGGATAAGGAATTTTTATCGCTTGAGATAGTGCATGCGCCGGTACATGTAGGCACACACCTGGATTATTCCTTTCATTACGGCTCAAAGTCAGAAAATCGTCCCTCCAAAACCGCAGAGGAGATCCCTCTTGAGTGGTGTTATTCGGAGGGAGTCAAATTAGACCTGACCTACAAAAAGCCCAATGAAGTAATTGCAAGGCAGGATATTGAAGAGGCTCTGCGCAAAATAAATTACGCGCTTAAACCAGGTAATATCGTGTTTTTACAAACAGGGGCTGATAAATTATACGGTTCTCCCGGGTATTTTACTGATTATCCAGGAGTTGATATTTCAGCAATCGATTATTTGCTGGATAAGGGGATAAAAGTTTTTGGCACAGATACTATGGGCATTGACCGTCCGTATAGATTTATGCTCAAAGAATTTTTGGATACAAAAGACCCTAAAAAATTATACCCTGCCCATTTCTACGGCAGGATAAGAGAATTTATTCATATTGAACGGCTGGCGAACCTGGATAAACTTCCTGGCTTCGGATTCAAGGTATCATGTTTTCCGGTTAAGATTAAGAAAACCGGAGCCGCCTGGGCCAGGGTAGTTGCTTTTGTTTGA
- a CDS encoding MFS transporter yields the protein MKKLTFFLLCLEGAVLSFNVAATAAIVPSVAKDFALSQFLAGKIVWLYMLPYGLAALIYGPLVRLIDAKKIELFCLFFFSLANLLAGLSGSIYMLFACRLMMGIFGASVIPLALILIARHIEPDKRGRLIGIFFSATFIASLLGLLLSAVIPWRMIYIIPAILGFITWGIVYFYLPSFKTDVSKFQLSYIAAFKDKAVLFIFLYIFLVSFIYHGIQQWLGVYFSTQYSFTQFVISMLITLTSLSGIFGEVIGGRLADKLGRIKTIDIGLILMLIIVLGLIARTNLFVLALLMIAWGFGWTLNHAGLSTALTDLPDKFLNEAASLNSSVRFLSGGIGAAAGGALMQRSFNFGFIVFAIGLIALLFLSREIIISK from the coding sequence GTGAAGAAACTGACTTTTTTCCTCCTTTGTCTGGAGGGTGCAGTGTTATCATTCAATGTGGCGGCAACCGCGGCGATCGTGCCGTCTGTTGCTAAAGATTTTGCTCTTTCTCAATTCTTAGCAGGTAAAATAGTCTGGCTCTATATGCTCCCTTATGGGCTGGCGGCACTTATTTACGGTCCTCTAGTCAGGCTCATCGATGCAAAAAAGATAGAGTTGTTCTGCCTTTTCTTTTTTTCGCTGGCAAATTTGCTCGCAGGCCTCTCCGGGAGTATATACATGCTTTTTGCCTGCAGGTTGATGATGGGGATTTTTGGCGCATCTGTTATACCATTGGCTTTAATACTCATTGCCAGGCATATTGAACCGGATAAACGAGGCAGGCTTATCGGTATTTTTTTTAGCGCAACCTTTATCGCTTCGCTTTTAGGCCTGCTTTTAAGCGCTGTTATTCCCTGGAGGATGATTTATATTATCCCCGCAATTTTAGGGTTTATTACATGGGGGATTGTTTATTTTTATTTACCGAGCTTTAAAACGGACGTTTCAAAATTCCAGCTAAGTTATATTGCTGCCTTTAAGGACAAAGCAGTATTATTTATATTCCTTTATATATTTTTAGTGAGTTTTATTTACCATGGGATACAGCAGTGGCTGGGGGTATATTTCTCGACACAGTATTCGTTTACCCAGTTTGTGATAAGCATGCTTATCACGCTGACCAGTTTAAGCGGGATTTTTGGAGAAGTTATCGGCGGAAGGCTTGCAGATAAGCTTGGCAGAATAAAGACTATAGACATAGGCTTAATTCTGATGCTGATTATAGTTTTAGGGCTGATTGCCAGGACGAATTTATTTGTTTTGGCTTTACTTATGATTGCCTGGGGTTTTGGCTGGACTTTAAACCATGCAGGCCTGTCAACCGCCCTTACTGATTTACCGGATAAATTCTTAAATGAAGCTGCAAGCCTTAACAGCTCGGTCCGTTTTCTTTCAGGCGGCATAGGTGCAGCAGCCGGCGGCGCCCTGATGCAGAGAAGCTTTAATTTCGGTTTCATAGTCTTTGCTATCGGCCTTATAGCATTGCTTTTTTTAAGCAGGGAAATTATAATTTCAAAGTAG
- a CDS encoding amidohydrolase, with protein MIIDAHSHWLPEEIINNAHFFHKGWGDIESQLKMMDEAGIKKSVLTYPTSDAHLKLGSISEVAHIYNDNVGKIIKRYPGRFIGAAILPVDNSQDTLDELKRAREKLGFRAISLASSYNGHYLDESIFIPVYKTAQKENIPIFIHSQIVHPIGFERVNDPLLTPVIEYVFDSTISVGKLLMSGILKDFADVKFIFAHFAGVIPFLKHRFDTTYAMLRGMDFVKDLGSAPSELLRNIYVDTSGDTTKANFDAALELFGPKHILWGSDWPAKKDIKAGINAVNNLEITEEDRKGILGCNLLSIFNSID; from the coding sequence ATGATTATCGACGCACACAGCCACTGGTTGCCGGAAGAGATTATAAACAACGCCCATTTTTTCCATAAGGGATGGGGCGATATTGAATCCCAGCTTAAGATGATGGATGAAGCGGGGATTAAGAAGTCAGTGCTTACATATCCTACCTCTGATGCTCATCTTAAGCTTGGCAGCATCAGCGAGGTAGCGCATATCTATAATGATAATGTAGGTAAGATCATTAAGAGATATCCGGGAAGATTTATCGGCGCAGCGATATTGCCCGTCGACAACAGCCAGGATACCCTTGATGAATTAAAGCGCGCCAGGGAAAAACTTGGGTTTAGAGCGATTTCATTGGCTTCAAGTTATAACGGCCATTATTTGGATGAAAGTATATTCATCCCGGTTTATAAGACAGCGCAAAAAGAAAATATTCCTATCTTTATTCATTCCCAGATTGTGCATCCTATCGGGTTTGAGAGAGTAAATGACCCGCTCCTTACCCCGGTAATAGAATATGTCTTTGATTCCACGATATCTGTCGGTAAATTACTTATGTCAGGTATTTTAAAGGATTTTGCGGATGTAAAATTTATCTTCGCGCATTTTGCCGGAGTAATACCGTTTTTAAAACATCGTTTTGACACGACTTATGCTATGCTGCGCGGTATGGATTTCGTCAAAGATTTAGGGAGCGCACCTTCAGAATTGCTTAGAAATATATATGTTGATACAAGCGGGGATACTACAAAAGCAAATTTTGATGCCGCGCTTGAATTATTCGGGCCTAAGCATATTTTATGGGGAAGTGACTGGCCGGCTAAGAAGGATATAAAAGCAGGGATTAATGCGGTGAATAATTTGGAGATTACAGAAGAAGATAGGAAGGGTATTTTAGGTTGTAATTTATTGAGTATTTTTAATTCTATTGATTAA
- a CDS encoding TIGR04076 family protein, whose protein sequence is MENINSPFPRLKLTVMNVYGHCYHGYKKGDELILEDFTHPPKFFCLGLAHALFPVIYALSFGAKFPFRDNQRSLLVTCPDGGKLEFMAEVLDKQGKIEKLPKAPDFKGPNPKKMVIEVVQAKGKCTFGYKVGDKWETSGLKCIPGFCGAAFHCAFPALFALNFGAKFLFMENPDSIDTVTCPDGGNIVFKVSRVKENKK, encoded by the coding sequence ATGGAAAACATAAATTCGCCGTTCCCACGCCTCAAATTAACCGTGATGAATGTTTATGGGCATTGTTATCACGGATATAAGAAAGGTGACGAATTAATTTTAGAAGATTTTACCCATCCTCCAAAATTTTTCTGCCTAGGCCTGGCGCATGCGCTTTTTCCTGTCATATATGCATTAAGTTTCGGGGCAAAGTTTCCATTTAGAGATAACCAGCGTTCACTGCTGGTAACCTGTCCTGACGGAGGGAAGTTAGAATTTATGGCCGAGGTGCTTGATAAGCAGGGCAAAATTGAGAAGTTACCTAAAGCCCCTGATTTTAAAGGGCCTAACCCTAAAAAGATGGTTATAGAAGTAGTGCAGGCAAAAGGTAAATGTACCTTTGGTTATAAGGTAGGGGATAAATGGGAGACAAGCGGCTTGAAATGCATCCCCGGTTTTTGCGGCGCAGCTTTTCATTGTGCGTTTCCTGCGCTTTTTGCTTTAAATTTCGGCGCAAAGTTTTTATTTATGGAAAATCCGGATTCAATCGATACTGTTACTTGCCCGGATGGCGGCAATATAGTATTTAAGGTTTCGCGGGTTAAGGAGAATAAGAAATAA
- a CDS encoding ketopantoate reductase family protein translates to MKIAVVGSGAIGGLVAGYLSLKGKDVVLIGRSNSVAAINSKGLFISGVRGDFKVNIPVKDKLVSDVDLAIFCTKSQDLEQSISQNIDFIKQAQILTTQNGIRSEGIALKYADKASIISSIVMFGSTNLEPGRIVHNFEGNWILGRPFIENDRTLIDVSLVLNEIFPTVISHNIRAMKFLKIFVNANNCIPAILGLSMQEAFSDTDTSRISVAIWREGFDIVKRSGINLVSLPDFPLERLTGIISMPMESAAKVISGIMSGLSKEPLYGSILQSIKRGKDTEIDYINGEFVKLAAENKLAAPLNKRLVEMVHIVEKNGKFFSREQLIEETKGLLA, encoded by the coding sequence ATGAAAATTGCAGTTGTCGGCTCGGGAGCAATAGGCGGCCTGGTAGCCGGTTATTTGAGCCTTAAGGGCAAAGATGTAGTTCTTATCGGCCGCAGCAATTCCGTTGCAGCAATAAACAGCAAGGGTTTGTTTATAAGCGGGGTAAGGGGAGATTTCAAGGTTAATATCCCTGTTAAGGATAAGCTAGTTTCGGATGTTGATTTAGCTATATTTTGCACAAAGAGCCAAGACCTGGAGCAATCGATATCACAGAACATAGATTTTATTAAGCAAGCCCAGATTCTAACGACTCAGAACGGCATCCGTTCAGAGGGTATTGCGTTAAAGTACGCGGATAAAGCAAGTATCATCTCCAGCATTGTCATGTTTGGCTCTACAAATTTAGAGCCGGGCAGGATTGTACATAATTTCGAGGGTAATTGGATACTCGGCAGGCCTTTTATAGAAAACGACCGTACGCTTATAGATGTTAGCCTGGTATTGAATGAAATATTTCCTACCGTAATAAGCCATAATATCAGGGCAATGAAGTTTTTAAAGATTTTTGTCAATGCTAATAATTGTATCCCGGCGATACTGGGATTAAGCATGCAGGAAGCTTTTAGTGACACGGATACCAGCCGGATCAGTGTTGCCATCTGGCGCGAAGGTTTTGATATTGTCAAGAGGTCGGGCATCAATCTTGTATCTTTGCCTGATTTTCCTCTTGAGCGCTTGACCGGCATTATCAGCATGCCGATGGAAAGCGCTGCTAAAGTGATCTCAGGTATAATGTCCGGTTTAAGCAAAGAGCCATTATACGGCTCTATACTCCAGAGTATAAAAAGAGGCAAGGATACGGAGATAGATTATATTAACGGTGAATTTGTAAAGCTCGCTGCTGAAAACAAGCTCGCCGCACCGTTAAATAAACGCCTTGTTGAAATGGTGCATATAGTCGAAAAAAACGGAAAATTTTTTAGCAGAGAGCAGTTGATTGAGGAAACGAAAGGTTTGTTAGCTTGA
- a CDS encoding radical SAM protein: protein MKILFVMPKVGAWATHGIHRSPNQLYAHWAAYVRQRGYEDVAVIDGKADQISMDQLIELVKERNPDVVVMGEQLHGYGGYGVLRHFKDAAAGIKKALPGTKIILGGLWYSAMPVPTLEENPGVDFVVMGEEESFGDLIEAIDKNKPVKDVGGVASRIDGKAVMGPHKPLLKDLDLLPLPAYDLFPMDKYVGHTYWKPFVDMVTSRGCPSACTFCYEWDQYDPRHPGDFLTWRAKSPERVMEELNLLHNKYGVKVVVIQDDNFNVDPERVQKFCELKKASNNPIKWVSLGRAIDWVNCESILPLMKENGLFMGVFGIEVTTQSELKKIAKGITIEQIQKTIDILRKNDIAIVADIMMGFDYDTEAIIKQRFEFTDAVDPDILWVGYVTPAPNSPMWRISMKKGWIDPKKVDFSTWDFLHPVIPTDHLSIEDLGRLGSWCMREFFSKPGRINRIMESNFDTLAKLCFQDVMAGINKWEAAATKGEVQI from the coding sequence ATGAAAATATTATTTGTTATGCCTAAGGTGGGTGCGTGGGCAACCCATGGAATACACAGGTCGCCAAACCAGCTTTATGCACATTGGGCTGCCTATGTGCGCCAGAGAGGTTATGAAGATGTGGCTGTAATTGACGGAAAAGCCGACCAGATTTCTATGGACCAGTTGATTGAGCTTGTCAAAGAGAGAAATCCGGATGTCGTGGTAATGGGGGAGCAGCTGCATGGTTATGGCGGATATGGTGTGTTACGCCATTTCAAAGATGCCGCAGCAGGAATAAAGAAGGCGCTTCCCGGCACAAAGATAATCCTCGGCGGGTTGTGGTATTCGGCAATGCCGGTCCCCACATTAGAAGAGAATCCGGGGGTCGATTTTGTGGTTATGGGGGAAGAGGAATCATTCGGAGATCTGATAGAAGCAATAGATAAAAATAAGCCAGTCAAAGACGTAGGAGGAGTGGCTAGCCGTATTGATGGTAAGGCTGTAATGGGGCCGCATAAGCCGTTATTGAAAGATTTGGATTTGTTGCCGTTACCGGCATACGATCTTTTTCCAATGGATAAATATGTGGGCCATACTTATTGGAAACCATTTGTTGATATGGTTACATCACGCGGGTGCCCTTCGGCATGCACATTCTGTTACGAGTGGGATCAGTATGATCCGCGCCACCCCGGGGATTTTCTTACCTGGAGGGCGAAATCACCTGAAAGGGTAATGGAAGAGTTGAATCTCTTGCATAATAAGTATGGAGTAAAAGTAGTGGTTATTCAGGACGATAATTTTAATGTTGACCCCGAGCGGGTGCAGAAATTTTGCGAACTTAAAAAAGCATCAAACAACCCTATTAAATGGGTCTCTTTGGGCCGGGCAATAGACTGGGTGAATTGCGAATCCATTCTGCCGTTAATGAAAGAAAACGGCCTGTTTATGGGTGTTTTCGGGATTGAGGTTACGACACAGTCGGAGCTTAAGAAAATAGCCAAAGGCATAACCATCGAACAGATCCAGAAAACAATCGATATCCTGCGTAAAAATGATATCGCCATTGTTGCCGATATAATGATGGGTTTTGATTATGATACCGAGGCAATCATAAAGCAGAGATTTGAGTTTACCGATGCTGTAGACCCGGATATCCTTTGGGTCGGCTATGTTACTCCTGCGCCTAATTCACCGATGTGGAGGATCTCTATGAAGAAGGGATGGATTGATCCAAAAAAAGTAGATTTTAGCACTTGGGATTTTTTGCATCCAGTTATACCTACCGACCACCTTAGTATCGAAGATCTGGGGAGGTTAGGATCATGGTGCATGCGCGAATTCTTCTCTAAACCAGGGAGGATCAACAGGATTATGGAAAGTAATTTTGATACCCTGGCTAAACTCTGCTTTCAGGATGTTATGGCAGGCATCAATAAATGGGAAGCAGCCGCGACTAAGGGAGAAGTACAGATATAA
- a CDS encoding SDR family oxidoreductase codes for MSDLKGKVAIVTGASRGIGKALASTAASLGINLAIAARNEAPLKETAEELSKKYKVQILPVACDVTKLSDLENLVNKTKSKFGGIDILINNAGVSSQYPFEKQPIEDFEKLAHTNYLGYVRLIRLVINDMINNKYGAIINMVSGSTLVDPVPRSFIVYSSLKVGLRAFSKGLFWELRDYGIKVTSILPGVTDTDLTGKLDNITGDTSRLMTTEAIENALKFALTVPANVCPLEISVINQQTPWVKPVIPFKQEHPNK; via the coding sequence ATGTCAGATTTAAAGGGAAAAGTAGCAATTGTAACTGGGGCCAGCCGTGGCATAGGCAAGGCGCTTGCATCCACAGCAGCATCTTTGGGGATAAACTTGGCTATTGCAGCAAGAAACGAAGCGCCCCTGAAAGAGACAGCAGAAGAATTGTCAAAAAAATATAAGGTTCAAATCTTGCCTGTTGCCTGTGACGTTACAAAGCTTTCGGACCTTGAAAACCTGGTAAATAAAACAAAGTCTAAATTCGGTGGAATAGACATTCTTATTAATAATGCCGGAGTGTCGAGCCAATACCCTTTTGAGAAACAGCCGATCGAGGATTTTGAGAAGCTTGCGCATACCAATTATCTGGGTTATGTGCGCCTAATACGACTTGTGATAAATGATATGATAAATAATAAATACGGAGCAATAATCAATATGGTTTCAGGCTCAACATTGGTTGACCCTGTTCCAAGAAGCTTTATAGTCTACAGTTCATTAAAAGTCGGTTTGCGTGCTTTTTCAAAAGGTCTGTTTTGGGAGCTGCGTGATTACGGGATCAAAGTCACTTCAATATTACCGGGAGTGACCGATACTGATTTAACCGGTAAATTGGATAATATAACGGGGGACACATCGCGCCTTATGACAACAGAGGCTATTGAAAATGCCCTTAAATTTGCTTTAACTGTTCCGGCAAATGTATGTCCGCTGGAAATTTCAGTTATTAACCAGCAGACGCCGTGGGTTAAGCCGGTGATTCCGTTTAAGCAGGAGCATCCGAACAAATAG